The Syngnathus scovelli strain Florida chromosome 17, RoL_Ssco_1.2, whole genome shotgun sequence sequence AGTGCAGACACCTGAAATTCGTTCACATGTGGAAAAACAAGTGAAGCACAAGTGGTGTATATTTGACACGTTCGGTTAGGAGAGCCGCGTGTTGACCTGGGATTGAGTGTCGAGTGAGCTGAGGCAAGAGCCGCTGTTAACGTTCCACACACGGATGTGGCAGTCTGAGGTGCCGCCGCCTGTGGCCAGGATGCTGGATTGCCATGGACACCAAGCTAAAGCCTGGAAACGCAAACGCTCAATTCATTATCTGGTATGGTAATGGCATTGAAGTTATTTCAAAATTTACATTTGCAACATAAAAGTTAGAACAAAAGTGCTAATTATACCACTAAGCATACCAGCTGTATTAAAAAGGGGCAATATTTTCCAGAGACATTTGAGATTCTAATCATTTCAGTTTAaagtaacattttaaaaatacaattacaTTTGAGGGGatacaaaaagatgaaaatttGAGGTTGAAGTTATCCAGTAACGATGTGATTTTTGTCATCCCATTGGTTCACAAGTATGTGGCAGAACAAACAACTGTGCTGCCCACCTTGACCGCCCCCTTGTGGAGACTGAGCGTGCGCAGCGGCTGGGTTACGTTGGTGCGGCCCTGGGCCACGTGGGGCCAGATGCACACCAGGTTGTCGTTGCCGCCGCTGCCCAGGTAGCGGCCGTCCGGCGACCACTGCAGGCCGCACACCTCCTGGGAGTGGCCCCGCAGTGTGAAGATGTGGTGGTCCGCCACCCTCACGTCGTGGTGGTGAATCTGACCCGATTGGCTGCCGCTGGGACAACGATCAGTCGGTGAGCAgcggggaggggtggggtggggcaagACTGCTTGAGCTTTAGGAATACAAAGTCAAAGTACCTGGACAAGATGTGGCTGTTCCAACTCAGGCTGCACACTCGTGCAGAGTGGCTGTTCATGCTTCGAAGACATTTCTCTTGCGACACGTCCCACACCTACCAAGAGACAAAGCAGGTTGGAGAAACATTAGCTGAGGGCTGGAATAAAATCTTATGTCTACCCTTTAAAAAGACACAAACTGACTTGGACTGCACAGTCGCTGGTGCCAACTGCCAGGTAGCTGCCCTCCTTGGCCCACGACAGGGAGGTGATGTAGTCGGCCTCATTGTCCAAGGTCAAGAGGTGAGTGATATTCCCCTGAGTGGCGTCCCACAGGTAGACACTGTCACTGAGAGCCACCGCCATAATGTTGCTGCTGTTCCAGTCCAGCAGATTCAGATCTGGGGGCGGTAGCAAAAAGTCACCACAACGTATGTAGGTCGACAACGCTAGCGGCGAGGCAATACTTACAAAAATCATCCTGAACGTCGGGCGCGTCTAAGATTTTCTCAGCGGTTGAAGATATGTACCGCGTCTTTTTGCTGGACATGGGCGTTCCGGTGTGACTGTAGACGGACTTCAAGGAGTTGTGCTGGCCTGGAGAACAAGACACACAATTTGGGTCTATGAGCCCATTTCCGTTCCATATAAATTTCCATTTGCGCGCTCAAGCAGAGCGGCAGCGTTACCGTCCGGGTTGGCTGTTGGCTTTCCGCTGAATTGCAGGACGCGGGCCTCTTCCATATTGCATCCATTCAGCACCATGGACCACATCTTTTGTTGTTCCTTTAGCAACATGCCCGAGTGTCACGGAAAGCATTAAATTCACACTTCTGCACGGTACACCGCGGCGTGACGTCAAAGACAATTTGAAAGCGCTTGCCGCTGAAGCTGTTGAAACGCCATCTTCCTTGGGTCGAAACTCCTTCGAGAGCAGGAAACTGGCCACTTCCATTTGTTTTTCATTACGGACGGGAATGAAGCGGTCCTCTCTCATCATCTTTGATGGAGTGGCTTTACGTCTGCCTATACGGGAGAGAAAAATACATCTTGTATTCATATAAAggagcagccattttgccacttgcgatcgactgaaaatgacatcacggctAGGGTTCAGGTCACCACTTTAAATGCAGATTCCTCCATGCTGTTTTAACatgcttgccccccccccccccaatctttttttaattaactctTAAATCAATCTGTTGGCATCTCTTGCATTGGTTGCACCAACAAGTCATCACAGGGGAGCACGCACTTACCACGCGTGAAGCCGACCTCCGCTGTGTGCCCTTAACGCAAACTTTTCTATGCTAGCTTTAGGTTAGTATGGTCTAAGGCGCGTTGTGACTTACATACCAATTCGGGTTACATCTGCACCACAGGAAAGGAACTTCTCCGTAACATGAGGAATACCTGGAATTTGAAATCAAATTCCTAGGTTGAAACCCAATTTTGAAAGCATAATCCTAGATTCAAAT is a genomic window containing:
- the cdc20 gene encoding cell division cycle protein 20 homolog isoform X1, whose product is MAHFGLENDIGNTLKVDVPVTNGPIARWQRKASLSSGLSPVKYANTSVNTTKTPGWTPGIPHVTEKFLSCGADVTRIGRRKATPSKMMREDRFIPVRNEKQMEVASFLLSKEFRPKEDGVSTASAEQQKMWSMVLNGCNMEEARVLQFSGKPTANPDGQHNSLKSVYSHTGTPMSSKKTRYISSTAEKILDAPDVQDDFYLNLLDWNSSNIMAVALSDSVYLWDATQGNITHLLTLDNEADYITSLSWAKEGSYLAVGTSDCAVQVWDVSQEKCLRSMNSHSARVCSLSWNSHILSSGSQSGQIHHHDVRVADHHIFTLRGHSQEVCGLQWSPDGRYLGSGGNDNLVCIWPHVAQGRTNVTQPLRTLSLHKGAVKALAWCPWQSSILATGGGTSDCHIRVWNVNSGSCLSSLDTQSQVSALVFAPNYKELVSAHGFTRHNLVIWKYPSMAKVTELNGHSERVLNMAISPDGSMVASLAADETIRLWKSFEVDPKQKAKDKTPLSLHSAFTRAIR
- the cdc20 gene encoding cell division cycle protein 20 homolog isoform X2; this translates as MAHFGLENDIGNTLKVDVPVTNGPIARWQRKASLSSGLSPVKYANTSVNTTKTPGWTPGRRKATPSKMMREDRFIPVRNEKQMEVASFLLSKEFRPKEDGVSTASAEQQKMWSMVLNGCNMEEARVLQFSGKPTANPDGQHNSLKSVYSHTGTPMSSKKTRYISSTAEKILDAPDVQDDFYLNLLDWNSSNIMAVALSDSVYLWDATQGNITHLLTLDNEADYITSLSWAKEGSYLAVGTSDCAVQVWDVSQEKCLRSMNSHSARVCSLSWNSHILSSGSQSGQIHHHDVRVADHHIFTLRGHSQEVCGLQWSPDGRYLGSGGNDNLVCIWPHVAQGRTNVTQPLRTLSLHKGAVKALAWCPWQSSILATGGGTSDCHIRVWNVNSGSCLSSLDTQSQVSALVFAPNYKELVSAHGFTRHNLVIWKYPSMAKVTELNGHSERVLNMAISPDGSMVASLAADETIRLWKSFEVDPKQKAKDKTPLSLHSAFTRAIR